In the genome of Peromyscus eremicus chromosome 1, PerEre_H2_v1, whole genome shotgun sequence, the window acatctttgcatcattaaacaaatgttccacagcataaaagatCATAACACACCTTTAACTAACATCCTACAACAGCAGGACAAAAACTTGTACCTGAGCTTGGACGCTGGCCTCCCtaagtgtgcatgtgcgtgtgtgtgtgtgtgtgtgcgtgtgtgtgtgtgtgtgtgtgtgtgtgtgtgtgtgtgtgtgtgtgtgtaaaacagtcctcgctgtcttggaactctccctgtagaccagggtggcctcgaactcacagtgatccacctgtctctgcctcccaggtgctgggattaaaggtgtgcgccaccactgcctggctcaaactGATTTTAAGTGAAGAGGGCATGCTGAGGgcgcaggggctggagagatggcttggtggtcaAGACCATTCACTGTCCCTGCAGAAAAGcaaagtttggtccccagcactcacatggttgCTTGCAGACATCCTTAACTCCGGTTCCATGGGgtcagacgccctcttctggtctctgtggacactacacacatgtggtgcgTGTACCTACATTCAggctctcatacacataaaataaatctttaaaaagagagagagggagcataCTAAGAGGGTGACTAGGGCACAGCAGTCATCATCTCTCTCTGAATAGTTTCTGACAATATCTTTATTATGTGTCTGCATGTAATGGGGGCAAGTCCAAAATTTTAATGCGCTTGAAGAAGTGGAACAAATCGAAGTGTTCATTCACCCACCTCTCAGTAGCGATCTTCTTATTGAACATGTACTCTGAAGAAAGGATCTTGGTGGGTTTGTGGTAAAGCAGGTACTTGTTCAGGTGACTCTCGCCGAGACACAGTGCCTCAATGTTATTGGTTTTATCTGTTATGATCATCTGGTGACAGGCTGCAGTGAGCCTATATATCTCTGCCACTGATCCCCCAAATAAGGACCCTGTGTAATAAAAGTCCCCCTCGTCCTTTGGAATATAAGCTTGTGACTTAGGCCTGCGTTCATAGTGGAATGTCTCCCGACCAGCCATGAAGAAGTGCAGGTGAAGGGTGGCGAACAAGGGAGAGAGAATCTCCACACCCACCTTGTGCTGGAAGGTGACATCCACATCAGAACACACCAGATAAGCCACCTCCTTGTGAAAACGCTGCTTGGAATAGGTGCTGATGAACTCCATGCGCTGCATGGAAATGTCCTGCGGGCGTTCAAAACTCGGGATCTGGAGAGTAACCACTTTTCTTCCATCGTGGAGAGGGATCTGAGGGACAGTGTGAGGTTGGTCGGTGAAGATGTAGTAGTTCACCTTGTGTCCTACCATGAAGAATGTCTCCGCAGACCGCAGGAACTGCTCCAAGTACTCCTTGTAGTTTTTTAAAGCAAACACGGTCAATCCAATGGTAGCATTCCGGAGTTGGAACTGCTCATTTAAGATGTCGATGTTGAAAGTCCCTTCCCACACAACCGGGGCGAGCCAACTGGTCAACACAAGGACATCTCTCCTAGTGGGTATAAGCAGACTTGGCTGGGTATATATCAATTTTGACAATGACTTATCTTGCAGTCTATACTGTTTTCTATCAGCCACGTCTGCCTTGATTAGTTCACCCTTGTGAATCTGGCTCCTCTGGTACCAGTAGCCATAACCAAAGATGGCCAAGAGAAGAGCAATTAGAAGAAAAGTCGCTTGGTGAAATGAGAAGTATTGCCTAGACAATGTCCACAATGGCCAGGCCATGGTCCACGTCCGATAGATGTAGGCTGGATCTGTCAAGGCTCTCAGCTACCTGCCCCTGCCAAGAGATGGGGTGAAATGCATGGATCATGGAACACCCATgcctccccccactcctcctgAGTCCCCATCACTGTACAAGAGGTACCGGAAAGCAGGGTGTCCAGGGTATCCCAGTGGAGGACAGTTCCAGAGATGTTACACAAGTTGTTAAATTCAGCTTTTGTTTGAGGTTCTGCTAAAAAAATTGCTCAGGGGAACCCAGTCAACAGGCAAGTGGATCTTCAGAGCCAGAAtgcagaagccaggcctggctccTGAACCAGGGTGATGTGGATGCTGAGCAGATGAAGGGGACGTATTGTGATGAAAGCAAGTCAGGCAGGACCACCTGGGGGTCAGAAAGCCTGTGCCCTAGCCTGCCTGCCCTTCACCTTTCCCAGCCTGAAACCTTCGCTGACACCAGTCATCATTTGAGAATCCTGACCTAGAAACCCCAGTCCAAGAAGCAGGAAATCTCCAGGTCAAAGGTCACTTTCCTTTAGTCCCCAAGGAGATATTCGACACTCCCAAGGgtctactcaggaggcaggaaacCATACACTGTGTTTA includes:
- the LOC131921169 gene encoding histo-blood group ABO system transferase 1-like; this encodes MAWPLWTLSRQYFSFHQATFLLIALLLAIFGYGYWYQRSQIHKGELIKADVADRKQYRLQDKSLSKLIYTQPSLLIPTRRDVLVLTSWLAPVVWEGTFNIDILNEQFQLRNATIGLTVFALKNYKEYLEQFLRSAETFFMVGHKVNYYIFTDQPHTVPQIPLHDGRKVVTLQIPSFERPQDISMQRMEFISTYSKQRFHKEVAYLVCSDVDVTFQHKVGVEILSPLFATLHLHFFMAGRETFHYERRPKSQAYIPKDEGDFYYTGSLFGGSVAEIYRLTAACHQMIITDKTNNIEALCLGESHLNKYLLYHKPTKILSSEYMFNKKIATERWVNEHFDLFHFFKRIKILDLPPLHADT